A single region of the Capra hircus breed San Clemente chromosome X unlocalized genomic scaffold, ASM170441v1, whole genome shotgun sequence genome encodes:
- the ZFX gene encoding zinc finger X-chromosomal protein isoform X1, which translates to MDEDGLELQPQEPNSFFDTTGADATHMDGDQIVVEVQETVFVSDVVDSDITVHNFVPDDPDSVVIQDVIEDVVIEDVQCPDIMEEADVSETVIIPEQVLDSDVTEEVSLAHCTVPDDVLASDITSASMSMPEHVLTSESIHVSDIGHVEHVVHDSVVEAEIVTDPLTADVVSEEVLVADCASEAVIDANGIPVDQQEDDKGNCEDYLMISLDDAGKIEHDGSSGMTMDAESEIDPCKVDGTCPEVIKVYIFKADPGEDDLGGTVDIVESEPENDHGVELLDQNNSIRVPREKMVYMTVNDSQQEDEDLNVAEIADEVYMEVIVGEEDAAAAAAAAAAHEQQMDDNEIKTFMPIAWAAAYGNNSDGIENRNGTASALLHIDESAGLGRLAKQKPKKRRRPDSRQYQTAIIIGPDGHPLTVYPCMICGKKFKSRGFLKRHMKNHPEHLTKKKYRCTDCDYTTNKKISLHNHLESHKLTSKAEKAIECDECGKHFSHAGALFTHKMVHKEKGANKMHKCKFCEYETAEQGLLNRHLLAVHSKNFPHICVECGKGFRHPSELKKHMRIHTGEKPYQCQYCEYRSADSSNLKTHVKTKHSKEMPFKCDICLLTFSDTKEVQQHALIHQESKTHQCLHCDHKSSNSSDLKRHIISVHTKDYPHKCDMCDKGFHRPSELKKHVAAHKGKKMHQCRHCDFKIADPFVLSRHILSVHTKDLPFRCKRCRKGFRQQNELKKHMKTHSGRKVYQCEYCEYSTTDASGFKRHVISIHTKDYPHRCEYCKKGFRRPSEKNQHIMRHHKEVGLP; encoded by the exons ATGGATGAAGATGGACTTGAATTACAACCACAAGAACCAAACTCATTTTTTGATACAACAG gaGCTGACGCTACACACATGGATGGTGATCAAATTGTTGTGGAAGTACAAGAAACTGTTTTTGTTTCAGATGTTGTGGATTCAGACATAACTGTGCATAACTTTGTTCCTGATGACCCAGACTCAGTTGTAATCCAAGATGTTATCGAGGATGTTGTTATAGAAGATGTTCAATGTCCAGATATCATGGAAGAAGCAGATGTATCTGAAACAGTCATCATTCCTGAGCAAGTGCTGGACTCAGATGTAACAGAAGAAGTGTCTTTAGCACATTGCACAGTCCCAGATGATGTCTTAGCTTCTGATATTACTTCAGCCTCAATGTCTATGCCAGAACACGTCTTGACGAGTGAATCCATACACGTGTCTGACATTGGACACGTTGAACACGTTGTTCATGATAGCGTAGTAGAGGCAGAAATCGTCACTGATCCTCTGACAGCCGATGTAGTGTCAGAAGAAGTATTGGTAGCAGATTGTGCCTCAGAAGCAGTCATAGATGCCAACGGGATCCCTGTGGACCAGCAGGAGGATGACAAAGGCAACTGTGAGGACTACCTTATGATTTCCT TGGATGATGCTGGCAAAATAGAACATGACGGTTCCTCTGGAATGACCATGGATGCAGAGTCGGAGATTGATCCTTGTAAAGTAGATGGCACTTGCCCTGAAGTTATCAAGGTGTACATTTTTAAAGCTGACCCTGGAGAAGATGACCTAG GTGGGACTGTAGACATTGTGGAGAGTGAGCCTGAAAATGATCATGGAGTTGAACTACTTGATCAGAATAACAGTATTCGTGTGCCAAGAGAAAAGATGGTTTATATGACTGTCAACGACTCTCAGCAAGAAGATGAAGATTTAA ATGTTGCTGAAATTGCAGATGAAGTTTATATGGAAGTGATTGTAGGAGAGGAGGATGCTGCTGCcgctgcagcagctgctgccgCCCATGAGCAGCAGATGGATGACAACGAAATCAAAACCTTCATGCCAATAGCATGGGCAGCAGCTTACG GTAATAATTCTGATGGAATTGAAAACCGGAATGGCACTGCAAGTGCCCTCTTGCACATAGATGAGTCTGCTGGGCTTGGCAGACTGgctaaacaaaaaccaaagaaaaggagaagacCTGATTCCAGGCAGTACCAAACAG caATAATTATTGGCCCTGATGGACATCCCTTGACTGTCTATCCTTGCATGATTTGTGGGAAAAAATTTAAGTCGAGAGGTTTTttgaaaaggcacatgaaaaaccATCCTGAGCACCTTACCAAGAAGAAGTACCGCTGTACTGACTGTGATTACACTACCAACAAGAAGATAAGTTTACACAACCACCTGGAGAGCCACAAGCTTACCAGCAAGGCGGAGAAGGCCATTGAATGCGATGAGTGCGGAAAGCATTTCTCTCATGCTGGGGCTTTGTTTACTCATAAAATGGTGCATAAGGAGAAAGGAGCCAACAAAATGCACAAATGTAAATTCTGTGAATATGAGACAGCTGAACAAGGGTTACTGAATCGCCACCTTTTGGCGGTCCATAGCAAAAACTTTCCTCATATATGCGTGGAGTGTGGTAAAGGTTTTCGTCATCCATCAGAGCTCAAAAAGCACATGCGAATCCATACTGGCGAGAAGCCGTACCAATGCCAGTACTGCGAATATAGGTCTGCAGACTCTTCTAACTTGAAAACGCATGTAAAAACTAAGCATAGTAAAGAGATGCCATTCAAGTGTGACATTTGTCTTCTGACTTTCTCAGATACCAAAGAGGTCCAGCAACATGCTCTTATCCACCAAGAAAGCAAAACACACCAGTGTTTGCATTGTGACCACAAGAGTTCGAACTCAAGCGATTTGAAACGACACATAATTTCAGTTCACACAAAGGACTACCCCCATAAGTGTGACATGTGTGATAAAGGCTTTCATAGGCCTTCAGAACTCAAGAAACATGTGGCTGCCCACAAGGGTAAAAAAATGCACCAGTGTAGACATTGTGACTTTAAGATTGCAGATCCGTTTGTTCTAAGTCGTCATATTCTCTCAGTTCACACAAAAGATCTTCCGTTTAGGTGTAAGAGATGTAGAAAGGGATTTAGGCAACAGAATGAGCTTAAAAAGCATATGAAGACACACAGTGGCAGGAAAGTGTATCAGTGTGAGTACTGTGAGTATAGCACTACAGATGCCTCAGGCTTTAAACGGCACGTTATTTCCATTCATACAAAAGACTACCCTCACCGTTGTGAGTACTGCAAGAAAGGGTTCCGAAGACCTTCAGAAAAGAACCAGCACATAATGCGACATCATAAAGAAGTTGGCCTGCCCTAA
- the ZFX gene encoding zinc finger X-chromosomal protein isoform X3, whose product MDEDGLELQPQEPNSFFDTTGADATHMDGDQIVVEVQETVFVSDVVDSDITVHNFVPDDPDSVVIQDVIEDVVIEDVQCPDIMEEADVSETVIIPEQVLDSDVTEEVSLAHCTVPDDVLASDITSASMSMPEHVLTSESIHVSDIGHVEHVVHDSVVEAEIVTDPLTADVVSEEVLVADCASEAVIDANGIPVDQQEDDKGNCEDYLMISLDDAGKIEHDGSSGMTMDAESEIDPCKVDGTCPEVIKVYIFKADPGEDDLGGTVDIVESEPENDHGVELLDQNNSIRVPREKMVYMTVNDSQQEDEDLNVAEIADEVYMEVIVGEEDAAAAAAAAAAHEQQMDDNEIKTFMPIAWAAAYAIIIGPDGHPLTVYPCMICGKKFKSRGFLKRHMKNHPEHLTKKKYRCTDCDYTTNKKISLHNHLESHKLTSKAEKAIECDECGKHFSHAGALFTHKMVHKEKGANKMHKCKFCEYETAEQGLLNRHLLAVHSKNFPHICVECGKGFRHPSELKKHMRIHTGEKPYQCQYCEYRSADSSNLKTHVKTKHSKEMPFKCDICLLTFSDTKEVQQHALIHQESKTHQCLHCDHKSSNSSDLKRHIISVHTKDYPHKCDMCDKGFHRPSELKKHVAAHKGKKMHQCRHCDFKIADPFVLSRHILSVHTKDLPFRCKRCRKGFRQQNELKKHMKTHSGRKVYQCEYCEYSTTDASGFKRHVISIHTKDYPHRCEYCKKGFRRPSEKNQHIMRHHKEVGLP is encoded by the exons ATGGATGAAGATGGACTTGAATTACAACCACAAGAACCAAACTCATTTTTTGATACAACAG gaGCTGACGCTACACACATGGATGGTGATCAAATTGTTGTGGAAGTACAAGAAACTGTTTTTGTTTCAGATGTTGTGGATTCAGACATAACTGTGCATAACTTTGTTCCTGATGACCCAGACTCAGTTGTAATCCAAGATGTTATCGAGGATGTTGTTATAGAAGATGTTCAATGTCCAGATATCATGGAAGAAGCAGATGTATCTGAAACAGTCATCATTCCTGAGCAAGTGCTGGACTCAGATGTAACAGAAGAAGTGTCTTTAGCACATTGCACAGTCCCAGATGATGTCTTAGCTTCTGATATTACTTCAGCCTCAATGTCTATGCCAGAACACGTCTTGACGAGTGAATCCATACACGTGTCTGACATTGGACACGTTGAACACGTTGTTCATGATAGCGTAGTAGAGGCAGAAATCGTCACTGATCCTCTGACAGCCGATGTAGTGTCAGAAGAAGTATTGGTAGCAGATTGTGCCTCAGAAGCAGTCATAGATGCCAACGGGATCCCTGTGGACCAGCAGGAGGATGACAAAGGCAACTGTGAGGACTACCTTATGATTTCCT TGGATGATGCTGGCAAAATAGAACATGACGGTTCCTCTGGAATGACCATGGATGCAGAGTCGGAGATTGATCCTTGTAAAGTAGATGGCACTTGCCCTGAAGTTATCAAGGTGTACATTTTTAAAGCTGACCCTGGAGAAGATGACCTAG GTGGGACTGTAGACATTGTGGAGAGTGAGCCTGAAAATGATCATGGAGTTGAACTACTTGATCAGAATAACAGTATTCGTGTGCCAAGAGAAAAGATGGTTTATATGACTGTCAACGACTCTCAGCAAGAAGATGAAGATTTAA ATGTTGCTGAAATTGCAGATGAAGTTTATATGGAAGTGATTGTAGGAGAGGAGGATGCTGCTGCcgctgcagcagctgctgccgCCCATGAGCAGCAGATGGATGACAACGAAATCAAAACCTTCATGCCAATAGCATGGGCAGCAGCTTACG caATAATTATTGGCCCTGATGGACATCCCTTGACTGTCTATCCTTGCATGATTTGTGGGAAAAAATTTAAGTCGAGAGGTTTTttgaaaaggcacatgaaaaaccATCCTGAGCACCTTACCAAGAAGAAGTACCGCTGTACTGACTGTGATTACACTACCAACAAGAAGATAAGTTTACACAACCACCTGGAGAGCCACAAGCTTACCAGCAAGGCGGAGAAGGCCATTGAATGCGATGAGTGCGGAAAGCATTTCTCTCATGCTGGGGCTTTGTTTACTCATAAAATGGTGCATAAGGAGAAAGGAGCCAACAAAATGCACAAATGTAAATTCTGTGAATATGAGACAGCTGAACAAGGGTTACTGAATCGCCACCTTTTGGCGGTCCATAGCAAAAACTTTCCTCATATATGCGTGGAGTGTGGTAAAGGTTTTCGTCATCCATCAGAGCTCAAAAAGCACATGCGAATCCATACTGGCGAGAAGCCGTACCAATGCCAGTACTGCGAATATAGGTCTGCAGACTCTTCTAACTTGAAAACGCATGTAAAAACTAAGCATAGTAAAGAGATGCCATTCAAGTGTGACATTTGTCTTCTGACTTTCTCAGATACCAAAGAGGTCCAGCAACATGCTCTTATCCACCAAGAAAGCAAAACACACCAGTGTTTGCATTGTGACCACAAGAGTTCGAACTCAAGCGATTTGAAACGACACATAATTTCAGTTCACACAAAGGACTACCCCCATAAGTGTGACATGTGTGATAAAGGCTTTCATAGGCCTTCAGAACTCAAGAAACATGTGGCTGCCCACAAGGGTAAAAAAATGCACCAGTGTAGACATTGTGACTTTAAGATTGCAGATCCGTTTGTTCTAAGTCGTCATATTCTCTCAGTTCACACAAAAGATCTTCCGTTTAGGTGTAAGAGATGTAGAAAGGGATTTAGGCAACAGAATGAGCTTAAAAAGCATATGAAGACACACAGTGGCAGGAAAGTGTATCAGTGTGAGTACTGTGAGTATAGCACTACAGATGCCTCAGGCTTTAAACGGCACGTTATTTCCATTCATACAAAAGACTACCCTCACCGTTGTGAGTACTGCAAGAAAGGGTTCCGAAGACCTTCAGAAAAGAACCAGCACATAATGCGACATCATAAAGAAGTTGGCCTGCCCTAA
- the ZFX gene encoding zinc finger X-chromosomal protein isoform X2 has protein sequence MDGDQIVVEVQETVFVSDVVDSDITVHNFVPDDPDSVVIQDVIEDVVIEDVQCPDIMEEADVSETVIIPEQVLDSDVTEEVSLAHCTVPDDVLASDITSASMSMPEHVLTSESIHVSDIGHVEHVVHDSVVEAEIVTDPLTADVVSEEVLVADCASEAVIDANGIPVDQQEDDKGNCEDYLMISLDDAGKIEHDGSSGMTMDAESEIDPCKVDGTCPEVIKVYIFKADPGEDDLGGTVDIVESEPENDHGVELLDQNNSIRVPREKMVYMTVNDSQQEDEDLNVAEIADEVYMEVIVGEEDAAAAAAAAAAHEQQMDDNEIKTFMPIAWAAAYGNNSDGIENRNGTASALLHIDESAGLGRLAKQKPKKRRRPDSRQYQTAIIIGPDGHPLTVYPCMICGKKFKSRGFLKRHMKNHPEHLTKKKYRCTDCDYTTNKKISLHNHLESHKLTSKAEKAIECDECGKHFSHAGALFTHKMVHKEKGANKMHKCKFCEYETAEQGLLNRHLLAVHSKNFPHICVECGKGFRHPSELKKHMRIHTGEKPYQCQYCEYRSADSSNLKTHVKTKHSKEMPFKCDICLLTFSDTKEVQQHALIHQESKTHQCLHCDHKSSNSSDLKRHIISVHTKDYPHKCDMCDKGFHRPSELKKHVAAHKGKKMHQCRHCDFKIADPFVLSRHILSVHTKDLPFRCKRCRKGFRQQNELKKHMKTHSGRKVYQCEYCEYSTTDASGFKRHVISIHTKDYPHRCEYCKKGFRRPSEKNQHIMRHHKEVGLP, from the exons ATGGATGGTGATCAAATTGTTGTGGAAGTACAAGAAACTGTTTTTGTTTCAGATGTTGTGGATTCAGACATAACTGTGCATAACTTTGTTCCTGATGACCCAGACTCAGTTGTAATCCAAGATGTTATCGAGGATGTTGTTATAGAAGATGTTCAATGTCCAGATATCATGGAAGAAGCAGATGTATCTGAAACAGTCATCATTCCTGAGCAAGTGCTGGACTCAGATGTAACAGAAGAAGTGTCTTTAGCACATTGCACAGTCCCAGATGATGTCTTAGCTTCTGATATTACTTCAGCCTCAATGTCTATGCCAGAACACGTCTTGACGAGTGAATCCATACACGTGTCTGACATTGGACACGTTGAACACGTTGTTCATGATAGCGTAGTAGAGGCAGAAATCGTCACTGATCCTCTGACAGCCGATGTAGTGTCAGAAGAAGTATTGGTAGCAGATTGTGCCTCAGAAGCAGTCATAGATGCCAACGGGATCCCTGTGGACCAGCAGGAGGATGACAAAGGCAACTGTGAGGACTACCTTATGATTTCCT TGGATGATGCTGGCAAAATAGAACATGACGGTTCCTCTGGAATGACCATGGATGCAGAGTCGGAGATTGATCCTTGTAAAGTAGATGGCACTTGCCCTGAAGTTATCAAGGTGTACATTTTTAAAGCTGACCCTGGAGAAGATGACCTAG GTGGGACTGTAGACATTGTGGAGAGTGAGCCTGAAAATGATCATGGAGTTGAACTACTTGATCAGAATAACAGTATTCGTGTGCCAAGAGAAAAGATGGTTTATATGACTGTCAACGACTCTCAGCAAGAAGATGAAGATTTAA ATGTTGCTGAAATTGCAGATGAAGTTTATATGGAAGTGATTGTAGGAGAGGAGGATGCTGCTGCcgctgcagcagctgctgccgCCCATGAGCAGCAGATGGATGACAACGAAATCAAAACCTTCATGCCAATAGCATGGGCAGCAGCTTACG GTAATAATTCTGATGGAATTGAAAACCGGAATGGCACTGCAAGTGCCCTCTTGCACATAGATGAGTCTGCTGGGCTTGGCAGACTGgctaaacaaaaaccaaagaaaaggagaagacCTGATTCCAGGCAGTACCAAACAG caATAATTATTGGCCCTGATGGACATCCCTTGACTGTCTATCCTTGCATGATTTGTGGGAAAAAATTTAAGTCGAGAGGTTTTttgaaaaggcacatgaaaaaccATCCTGAGCACCTTACCAAGAAGAAGTACCGCTGTACTGACTGTGATTACACTACCAACAAGAAGATAAGTTTACACAACCACCTGGAGAGCCACAAGCTTACCAGCAAGGCGGAGAAGGCCATTGAATGCGATGAGTGCGGAAAGCATTTCTCTCATGCTGGGGCTTTGTTTACTCATAAAATGGTGCATAAGGAGAAAGGAGCCAACAAAATGCACAAATGTAAATTCTGTGAATATGAGACAGCTGAACAAGGGTTACTGAATCGCCACCTTTTGGCGGTCCATAGCAAAAACTTTCCTCATATATGCGTGGAGTGTGGTAAAGGTTTTCGTCATCCATCAGAGCTCAAAAAGCACATGCGAATCCATACTGGCGAGAAGCCGTACCAATGCCAGTACTGCGAATATAGGTCTGCAGACTCTTCTAACTTGAAAACGCATGTAAAAACTAAGCATAGTAAAGAGATGCCATTCAAGTGTGACATTTGTCTTCTGACTTTCTCAGATACCAAAGAGGTCCAGCAACATGCTCTTATCCACCAAGAAAGCAAAACACACCAGTGTTTGCATTGTGACCACAAGAGTTCGAACTCAAGCGATTTGAAACGACACATAATTTCAGTTCACACAAAGGACTACCCCCATAAGTGTGACATGTGTGATAAAGGCTTTCATAGGCCTTCAGAACTCAAGAAACATGTGGCTGCCCACAAGGGTAAAAAAATGCACCAGTGTAGACATTGTGACTTTAAGATTGCAGATCCGTTTGTTCTAAGTCGTCATATTCTCTCAGTTCACACAAAAGATCTTCCGTTTAGGTGTAAGAGATGTAGAAAGGGATTTAGGCAACAGAATGAGCTTAAAAAGCATATGAAGACACACAGTGGCAGGAAAGTGTATCAGTGTGAGTACTGTGAGTATAGCACTACAGATGCCTCAGGCTTTAAACGGCACGTTATTTCCATTCATACAAAAGACTACCCTCACCGTTGTGAGTACTGCAAGAAAGGGTTCCGAAGACCTTCAGAAAAGAACCAGCACATAATGCGACATCATAAAGAAGTTGGCCTGCCCTAA